One window from the genome of Diabrotica virgifera virgifera chromosome 6, PGI_DIABVI_V3a encodes:
- the LOC126886404 gene encoding zinc finger protein 45-like isoform X1: MEIKQEVGEKTLKVEIDDQCFGPLDVFKIEIKEEPKRETAYQAFDYLDSNEFTVSTEVEGSEDKFIPFKENQTTNEESCSQEENQPNIMEMLLSSHKEKYTGQHGQRPYKCEICFKQLTTKSHLKRHLSRHTSDRRRQCEICLKQFSQTGHLKRHLRTHTGERPHQCEICLKQFYRKCILKRHLRVHTGEKPYKCEICLKQFSEAGNLKKHLRTHTGEKPHQCGICFKQFSEAGSLKIHLRVHTGEKLAVHKCETCSKLFSKASILKVHSRVHTGERPYKCEICLKQFIRRSHLNLHLKVHTGENVYKCEICFKQFTQACNLKIHLRVHTGEKPHHCEVCFKQFSQAGSLKTHLRTHSGETPHQCEICFKQFSQAGSLKTHLRVHSGENPYKCEICLKQFSEAGNLKKHLRTHTGEKPHQCEICFKQFSEAASLKIHLRVHTGEKLAVHKCETCSKLFSKASILKVHSRVHTGERPYKCEICLKQFIRRSHLNLHLKVHTGENVYKCEICFRPFTEACNLKIHLRVHTGAKPHHCEVCFKQFSAAASLKIHLRTHTGEKP, from the exons ATGGAAATAAAACAAGAAGTGGGTGAAAAAACTTTAAAAGTAGAAATAGATGACCAGTGTTTTGGTCCTTTGGATGTCTTCAAAATAGAAATCAAGGAAGAACCCAAAAGAGAGACTGCATACCAGGCATTTGATTATTTAGACTCGAATGAATTCACTGTAAGCACTGAAGTAGAAGGAAGTGAAGATAAATTTATACCatttaaagaaaatcaaacaacaAATGAAGaaa GTTGTTCCCAGGAAGAGAACCAACCGAACATTATGGAAATGTTACTTTCATCTCACAAAGAAAAATATACAGGTCAACATGGACAAAGAccttacaaatgtgaaatttgtttcaagcagcTCACTACTAAAAgtcatttgaaaagacatttgagtaGACATACTAGTGACAGACGTcgccagtgtgaaatttgtttgaagcagttttcTCAAACAGgtcatttgaaaagacatttgagaacacacactggagaaagacctcaccagtgtgaaatttgtttgaagcagttttatcgaaaatgtattttgaaaagacatttgagagtgcacactggagaaaagccgtacaagtgtgaaatttgtttgaaacagttttctgaagcaggtaatttgaaaaagcatttgagaaCGCACACTGGAGAGAAACCTCACCAGTGtggaatttgttttaaacagtttagtgaagcaggcagtttgaaaatacatttgagagtgcacactggagaaaaacttgCAGTAcacaagtgtgaaacttgttCAAAACTGTTTAGTAAAGCAAGTATATTGAAAGTCCATtcgagagtgcacactggagaaagaccgtacaagtgtgaaatttgtttgaagcagtttatTCGTAGAAGTCATTTGAACCTACATTTGaaagtacacactggagaaaatgtgtacaagtgtgaaatttgttttaagcaatttactcaagcatgtaatttgaaaatacatttgagagtgcacactggagaaaaacctcaccactgtgaagtttgttttaaacagttcAGTCAAGCAGGTAGTTTGAAAACGCATTTGAGAACACACAGTGGCGAAACACCTcatcagtgtgaaatttgttttaaacagtttagtcaagcaggtagtttgaaaacacatttgagagtgcacagtGGAGAAAatccgtacaagtgtgaaatttgtttgaaacagttttctgaagcaggtaatttgaaaaagcatttgagaacacacactggagaaaaacctcaccagtgtgaaatttgttttaaacagtttagtgaagcagccagtttgaaaatacatttgagagtgcacactggagaaaaacttgCAGTAcacaagtgtgaaacttgttCAAAACTGTTTAGTAAAGCAAGTATATTGAAAGTCCATtcgagagtgcacactggagaaagaccgtacaagtgtgaaatttgtttgaagcagtttatTCGTAGAAGTCATTTGAACCTACATTTGaaagtacacactggagaaaatgtgtacaagtgtgaaatttgttttaggcCATTTACTGAagcatgtaatttgaaaatacatttgagagtgcacactggagcaAAACCTCACCACTGTGaagtttgttttaaacaatttagtgcaGCAGCtagtttgaaaatacatttgagaacacacactggagaaaagccctAA